Proteins from a single region of Microtus ochrogaster isolate Prairie Vole_2 linkage group LG5, MicOch1.0, whole genome shotgun sequence:
- the LOC101986495 gene encoding transcriptional enhancer factor TEF-4, with protein MGEPRTGAPLDDGGAWTGSEEGSEEGTGGSEGVGGDGGPDAEGVWSPDIEQSFQEALAIYPPCGRRKIILSDEGKMYGRNELIARYIKLRTGKTRTRKQVSSHIQVLARRKSREIQSKLKDQVSKDKAFQTMATMSSAQLISAPSLQAKLGPSGPQTTELFQFWSGNSGAPWNVPDVKPFSQTPFSVSLTPPSTDLPGYEPPPALSPLPPPAPSPPAWQARALGTARLQLVEFSAFVEPPGAVDSFQRHLFVHISQQCPSPGAPPLESVDVRQIYDKFPEKKGGLRELYDRGPPHAFFLVKFWADLNWGLSGEEAGTSGGSGGFYGVSSQYESRELMTLTCSSKVCSFGKQVVEKVETERAQLEDGRFVYRLMRSPMCEYLVNFLHKLRQLPERYMMNSVLENFTILQVVTNRDTQELLLCTAYVFEVSTSEHGAQHHIYRLVRD; from the coding sequence ATGGGGGAACCCCGGACTGGGGCCCCCCTGGATGATGGTGGGGCCTGGACGGGCAGTGAGGAAGGCAGCGAGGAGGGCACTGGAGGCAGTGAGGGTGTTGGAGGAGATGGGGGCCCTGATGCAGAGGGTGTGTGGAGCCCCGACATCGAGCAGAGTTTTCAAGAGGCCCTGGCCATATATCCTCCGTGTGGCCGACGCAAGATCATCTTGTCAGATGAGGGCAAGATGTATGGCCGGAATGAACTCATTGCCCGTTACATCAAGCTGAGGACAGGGAAGACGAGAACTCGCAAGCAGGTCTCGAGTCACATCCAGGTTTTGGCTAGAAGGAAATCAAGAGAAATTCAGTCCAAGCTGAAGGACCAAGTCTCCAAGGACAAGGCCTTCCAGACGATGGCTACCATGTCTTCGGCACAGCTCATCTCTGCACCGTCCCTCCAGGCCAAGCTGGGTCCTTCTGGCCCTCAGACCACTGAGCTTTTCCAGTTCTGGTCTGGGAACTCTGGGGCACCGTGGAATGTTCCAGACGTGAAGCCTTTCTCCCAGACACCGTTCTCTGTGTCACTGACTCCCCCATCCACCGACCTACCAGGGTATGAGCCGCCCCCAGCCCTCTCACCCCTGCCCCCGCCTGCTCCATCTCCCCCAGCCTGGCAGGCTCGGGCCCTGGGCACTGCCCGCCTGCAGCTGGTAGAGTTCTCAGCCTTTGTGGAACCACCAGGCGCAGTTGACTCGTTCCAGAGGCATCTGTTTGTCCACATCAGTCAGCAGTGCCCCAGTCCTGGAGCGCCGCCCCTGGAGAGTGTGGACGTGCGACAGATCTATGACAAGTTCCCCGAGAAAAAGGGTGGCCTCCGGGAGCTGTATGACCGAGGGCCACCCCATGCCTTCTTCCTGGTCAAGTTCTGGGCAGACCTGAATTGGGGCCTAAGTGGTGAAGAGGCAGGGACCAGTGGAGGCAGTGGTGGCTTCTATGGAGTGAGCAGCCAGTATGAGAGCCGGGAGCTCATGACACTTACCTGCTCCTCCAAGGTCTGCTCCTTTGGCAAGCAAGTGGTGGAGAAAGTGGAGACAGAGCGGGCCCAGCTGGAGGATGGGCGTTTTGTGTACCGCCTGATGCGCTCCCCCATGTGTGAGTACCTGGTTAACTTTTTGCACAAGCTGCGGCAGCTGCCTGAACGCTACATGATGAACAGTGTCTTGGAGAACTTCACCATCCTCCAGGTGGTGACCAACAGGGACACTCAGGAATTGCTGCTGTGTACTGCCTACGTCTTTGAGGTCTCCACCAGTGAACACGGAGCCCAACACCATATCTACCGCCTGGTCAGGGACTGA